Proteins encoded in a region of the Watersipora subatra chromosome 5, tzWatSuba1.1, whole genome shotgun sequence genome:
- the LOC137397269 gene encoding probable inactive protein kinase DDB_G0270444: MVREVIREVVREVVRGVVREVVREVVREVVREVVREVVRERVREVVREVDREVVREVDREVVREVDREVVREVVREVDREVDREVVREVVREVVREVVREMVREVVREVVREVDREVVREVDREVVREVVREVDREVDREVVREVVREVVREVVREVVREVVRERVREVVREVDREVVREVDREVVREVDREVVREVVREVVREVVGEVDREVDREAVRVMVREMVRAIVREVVRVMVREMVRAIVREVVRVMVRAIVRKVVRKVVRVMVREVVREVVREMVREVVSVVVR, translated from the coding sequence ATGGTTAGAGAGGTGATTAGAGAGGTGGTTAGAGAGGTGGTTAGAGGGGTGGTTAGAGAGGTGGTTAGAGAGGTGGTTAGAGAGGTGGTTAGAGAGGTGGTTAGAGAGGTGGTTAGAGAGAGGGTTAGAGAGGTGGTTAGAGAGGTGGATAGAGAGGTGGTTAGAGAGGTGGATAGAGAGGTGGTTAGAGAGGTGGATAGAGAGGTGGTTAGAGAGGTGGTTAGAGAGGTGGATAGAGAGGTGGATAGAGAGGTGGTTAGAGAGGTGGTTAGAGAGGTGGTTAGAGAGGTGGTTAGAGAGATGGTTAGAGAGGTGGTTAGAGAGGTGGTTAGAGAGGTGGATAGAGAGGTGGTTAGAGAGGTGGATAGAGAGGTGGTTAGAGAGGTGGTTAGAGAGGTGGATAGAGAGGTGGATAGAGAGGTGGTTAGAGAGGTGGTTAGAGAGGTGGTTAGAGAGGTGGTTAGAGAGGTGGTTAGAGAGGTGGTTAGAGAGAGGGTTAGAGAGGTGGTTAGAGAGGTGGATAGAGAGGTGGTTAGAGAGGTGGATAGAGAGGTGGTGAGAGAGGTGGATAGAGAGGTGGTTAGAGAGGTGGTGAGAGAGGTGGTTAGAGAGGTGGTTGGAGAGGTGGATAGAGAGGTGGATAGAGAGGCCGTTAGAGTGATGGTTAGAGAGATGGTTAGAGCCATAGTTAGAGAGGTGGTGAGAGTGATGGTTAGAGAGATGGTTAGAGCCATAGTTAGAGAGGTGGTGAGAGTGATGGTTAGAGCCATAGTTAGAAAGGTGGTTAGAAAGGTGGTTAGAGTGATGGTTAGAGAGGTGGTTAGAGAGGTGGTTAGAGAGATGGTTAGAGAGGTGGTGAGCGTGGTGGTTAGATAG